Part of the Calliopsis andreniformis isolate RMS-2024a chromosome 12, iyCalAndr_principal, whole genome shotgun sequence genome, GATACAGCATTAGATTTATTACAAACAGCTGCTGCTGAGATTGAAGAAGAATCAGAGGTATAATATAAATCTCATACCTACAGTTATTGAAATTATTAAAGTTAATATTtgctttaaaaataatattactgtattttgaatatttagtcCATAGCTGAAAAATTCTTGGCTGGAGATATAGAAGTTGACGAATTCTTGGAGCAGTTCTTGTCACGCAGGAAATTGATGCATTTACGCAAAGTTAAAGTAGATAAACTAAAAGAATTAATAAGAAAAGCTCGTTCTTCGATTGGTGGTCCTGGTTATCCAATTGCTACTAATTTTCCTGGCATAGCACCTTCAATTCCTTATCCAACTGGACCTGTTTCAATGCCTATGCCTGTGCCATCTGGTTTACCACATTATAGACCATATTAAATTAACCAAGAATTaactatatatataatatgtaaacgattattttttacattttatttgaaataatatttactaTAAAGGAGAAAGTATATATTAAGTAAATGTACACAGAAAATTTATAGAATTTGGCAAGAAAAAGAACCTACAAAACAATGCATAATCCATGTACAGAATTTTGTATCATTAAGGTAATATAATAATGTACATTTCATctgtgtaataaataaataaggtcgtataattttaattaatatatagTTATAATTAAGTAACTTTTAAATGAATAATGTCAGATTAATGTAATTATCTATTAACAAACTTAAACTTATAAATCTATAAAATGTCTCTAAAGCATCTGTGTTACTATACAAATTATAAGACATTCAAATGTGTTTTAATTCATTGATCTTAGCAAAACAGAGACAAAAAGAAAGAGTTTTAAACATTTTAAGCTTCTTTTTATCCTTCCTGTAAATATTTCAGTACGTACCAAAAACATTTTGTATAATACAAAACATAATACCACAATATTAATAGatttttccatttttatttatactatttGTTAACAATAATCAACACAGCTTTGAAGGAAGTAATGTTGCTACTACTTTTTACTTCCTCCCTATACTTAATTTTATACAAGCTA contains:
- the Vps37b gene encoding vacuolar protein sorting 37B — translated: MFKANQEPDIPAALGLLSHLTNDELKELLNNDGKFEDIVKDIKQFKDLETEKEMLMVSNRSLAEFNLSKQPELQDGKQMIKELSETGNRLCISVKEKLDELKEKSGEMTTDTALDLLQTAAAEIEEESESIAEKFLAGDIEVDEFLEQFLSRRKLMHLRKVKVDKLKELIRKARSSIGGPGYPIATNFPGIAPSIPYPTGPVSMPMPVPSGLPHYRPY